A region from the Halomarina litorea genome encodes:
- a CDS encoding gamma-glutamylcyclotransferase family protein, protein MDVFVYGTLTDPDRARSVVADASFAGDATLYGLRRVDGAYPTLVPPGDGADAAGAVEGRILRTADVGSLDVYEGVERGLYRRVTVPSPRGPVALYVGDPARLDAPGEWPCDGSFEERVDRFLRENDVRVERD, encoded by the coding sequence ATGGACGTGTTCGTCTACGGGACGCTGACCGACCCGGACCGTGCCCGGTCCGTCGTCGCGGACGCCTCCTTCGCCGGGGACGCCACGCTGTACGGCCTCCGGCGCGTCGACGGGGCGTACCCGACGCTGGTCCCCCCGGGGGACGGTGCCGACGCGGCGGGCGCCGTCGAGGGGCGCATCCTCCGGACCGCCGACGTCGGGTCGCTCGACGTCTACGAGGGCGTCGAACGGGGGCTGTACCGTCGCGTGACGGTCCCCAGTCCGCGCGGACCGGTGGCGCTCTACGTCGGCGACCCCGCCCGCCTCGACGCACCCGGAGAGTGGCCCTGCGACGGGTCGTTCGAGGAGCGAGTCGACCGATTCCTCCGCGAGAACGACGTCCGGGTCGAGCGCGACTGA
- a CDS encoding MATE family efflux transporter codes for MAEQTFRTLMRTTDILVTASISPVAVAAIGLADLYARFPLWIGLGFGGGAISLSSQDTGAAVPGGGGTEEAARAASANRDQAISVALVVGALLGLPFVAFGLLFGREAIAVLGAPAEVATVGGAYLAVVFLTAPARHVGLVAARSLQGTGDTRTPMYVNVVANLLNISGSLVLGWGLFGAPELGVVGVGVATSAANVLTAGALLGALWGPWAAADLVRPSDPVVARQLVEVSLPAVAEGLASTLAEFPFNAVLLGFGTAVNAAFQVGRRMYQQVTGPLGRGYNVAVSVVVGQALGRGDPAAARFDGWASAALGVVSVGGVGLLLAAGAPLFVGVFTTDSETVRYAVDFARVYGLSAPFLATFTVLQGALRGAGETRVPFVARTTGTYGFLVAFTYLAGVVGGLGVLGAYLGIALSYVWMALVVGVSFGRGDWAGRAARLLSERGSLTE; via the coding sequence ATGGCCGAACAGACCTTCCGGACGCTGATGCGGACCACCGACATCCTCGTCACCGCGAGCATCTCGCCCGTCGCGGTGGCGGCCATCGGCCTCGCAGACCTCTACGCCCGGTTCCCCCTCTGGATCGGACTCGGCTTCGGCGGCGGGGCCATCTCGCTGTCGAGTCAGGACACCGGCGCGGCGGTGCCCGGCGGGGGTGGGACCGAGGAGGCGGCGAGGGCGGCGTCGGCCAACCGCGACCAGGCAATCAGCGTCGCACTCGTAGTGGGGGCGCTCCTCGGCCTGCCGTTCGTCGCCTTCGGCCTCCTGTTCGGCCGGGAGGCCATCGCCGTCCTCGGCGCACCCGCCGAAGTCGCGACGGTCGGCGGGGCCTACCTCGCCGTCGTCTTCCTCACCGCGCCCGCGAGACACGTCGGCCTCGTCGCCGCCCGGTCGCTGCAGGGAACCGGCGACACCCGCACCCCGATGTACGTCAACGTCGTCGCCAATCTCCTCAACATCTCGGGGTCGCTCGTGCTGGGGTGGGGGCTATTCGGCGCGCCCGAACTGGGCGTCGTCGGCGTCGGTGTCGCCACCTCCGCCGCGAACGTCCTCACGGCGGGCGCGTTGCTGGGTGCGCTCTGGGGGCCGTGGGCCGCCGCGGACCTCGTCCGACCGAGCGACCCCGTCGTCGCCCGCCAACTCGTGGAGGTGAGCCTTCCCGCCGTCGCGGAGGGACTGGCCTCCACGCTCGCCGAGTTCCCGTTCAATGCAGTCCTGCTCGGGTTTGGCACCGCCGTCAACGCCGCCTTTCAGGTGGGTCGGCGGATGTACCAGCAGGTGACCGGGCCGCTCGGTCGCGGGTACAACGTCGCCGTCAGCGTCGTCGTCGGGCAGGCCCTCGGACGGGGCGACCCGGCGGCGGCCCGCTTCGACGGGTGGGCGAGCGCCGCCCTCGGCGTCGTGAGCGTGGGGGGTGTCGGCCTCCTGCTGGCGGCGGGTGCGCCCCTGTTCGTCGGCGTGTTCACCACCGACTCCGAGACGGTTCGCTACGCGGTGGACTTCGCGCGCGTCTACGGCCTCTCCGCGCCCTTTCTCGCGACGTTCACCGTCCTTCAGGGGGCGCTCCGGGGGGCGGGGGAGACGCGCGTCCCGTTCGTCGCCCGTACCACGGGCACCTACGGCTTCCTCGTCGCGTTCACCTACCTCGCGGGCGTCGTCGGGGGACTCGGCGTCCTCGGGGCGTACCTCGGCATCGCGCTCTCGTACGTCTGGATGGCGCTGGTCGTCGGCGTGAGTTTCGGGCGCGGCGACTGGGCGGGACGGGCCGCCCGACTCCTGAGCGAGCGCGGGTCGCTCACGGAGTGA
- the citZ gene encoding citrate synthase translates to MADELKKGLEGVLVAESELSFIDGDAGQLVYRGYSIDDLAREASFEEVVYLLWNGHLPDREELDAFAASMAEERTVDESVHSAVRDLADAEEDPMAALRTVASHLSAHDPDADADPADREANLRKARRLTAKLPTALAAYTRLRNGEDPVEPDEDLPHAANFLYMLNGEEPNDVLAETFDMALVLHADHGLNASTFSAMVTASTLADIHSAVTAAVGTLSGSLHGGANANVMRMLKEIESSGKDPEQWITDALDEGRRVAGFGHRVYNVKDPRAVILGEKSEELGEAAGDTKWFEMSRTIEEYVGEEKGLAPNVDFYSASTYYQMGIPIDIYTPIFAISRVSGWTAHVLEQYEDNRLIRPRARYVGEKDLEFVPLDER, encoded by the coding sequence ATGGCAGATGAACTCAAGAAGGGCCTTGAGGGCGTGTTGGTCGCCGAATCCGAACTGAGCTTCATCGACGGGGACGCGGGACAACTGGTCTACCGCGGCTACTCCATCGACGACCTGGCCCGGGAGGCGAGCTTCGAGGAGGTCGTCTACCTCCTCTGGAACGGCCACCTGCCCGACCGGGAGGAACTCGACGCCTTCGCGGCGTCGATGGCCGAGGAGCGCACCGTCGACGAGAGCGTCCACAGCGCCGTCCGTGACCTCGCGGACGCCGAGGAGGACCCGATGGCCGCCCTCCGCACCGTGGCCTCGCACCTCTCGGCGCACGACCCGGACGCTGACGCCGACCCTGCCGACCGCGAGGCGAACCTCCGGAAGGCCCGCCGACTCACTGCCAAACTCCCGACGGCGCTCGCGGCGTACACCCGCCTGCGCAACGGCGAGGACCCCGTCGAACCCGACGAGGACCTCCCGCACGCCGCGAACTTCCTCTACATGCTCAACGGCGAGGAGCCTAACGACGTGCTGGCCGAGACGTTCGACATGGCCCTCGTCCTCCACGCGGACCACGGTCTCAACGCCTCGACGTTCTCCGCGATGGTCACCGCGAGCACCCTCGCGGACATACACTCCGCCGTCACCGCCGCCGTCGGCACCCTCTCGGGGAGCCTCCACGGGGGCGCGAACGCCAACGTCATGCGGATGCTGAAGGAGATCGAGTCGAGCGGGAAGGACCCCGAACAGTGGATCACGGACGCCCTCGACGAGGGCCGCCGGGTCGCCGGCTTCGGCCACCGCGTCTACAACGTGAAGGACCCCCGCGCGGTCATCCTCGGCGAGAAGAGCGAGGAACTCGGCGAGGCCGCCGGCGACACCAAGTGGTTCGAGATGAGCCGCACCATCGAGGAGTACGTCGGCGAGGAGAAGGGCCTCGCGCCCAACGTGGACTTCTACTCCGCCTCGACGTACTACCAGATGGGCATCCCCATCGACATCTACACGCCCATCTTCGCCATCAGCCGCGTCTCCGGGTGGACGGCCCACGTCCTCGAACAGTACGAGGACAACCGCCTCATCCGGCCCCGCGCCCGCTACGTCGGCGAGAAGGACCTCGAGTTCGTCCCCCTCGACGAGCGGTAG
- a CDS encoding potassium channel family protein: MGEVEYEPVSVKVVLAEMKDTAELLIDLSYSAVLLGSDDIAEEVLDLEDRMDILQMKARMSLLMAARNPEDAEALAPVLGVVGAAEKISDAAGDIAKVVIEEIGLPEAMRAALPEAVEMLVRVRLDPDSPLVGQSLAGCDLETETGVRVIAIRREGEWLIDPDSDAVLRGKDVLLLRGTEEGIAEVYEESVGDEYVHMEAPEPAIDDLERAVDSIVLMKNMSELAVDLAYGAVLYDSEAVAEEVLELEAEVDALQSRFEAWTLQAASRIDDPVSLRGLVHLARATEVISDAALEISEGVLRGLGTHPVVAEAVRESDQMIVRLTVGPESALDGATLRDEMVSTQTGMRVIAVRRGSVAGTTAQSRFGRSRGEWVVSPRGETELHAEDVIIAKGTPEGADRLAALAGQELE, translated from the coding sequence ATGGGTGAGGTCGAGTACGAACCGGTCTCCGTGAAGGTGGTGCTGGCGGAGATGAAAGACACCGCCGAACTGCTCATCGACCTCTCGTACTCCGCCGTCCTCCTCGGCAGCGACGACATCGCCGAGGAGGTCCTCGACCTCGAAGACCGCATGGACATCCTCCAGATGAAAGCGCGGATGAGCCTCCTCATGGCCGCGCGCAACCCCGAGGACGCCGAGGCCCTCGCGCCCGTCCTCGGGGTCGTCGGGGCCGCGGAGAAGATTTCGGACGCCGCCGGCGACATCGCGAAGGTCGTCATCGAGGAAATCGGCCTGCCGGAGGCGATGCGGGCCGCCCTCCCCGAGGCCGTCGAGATGCTCGTCCGCGTGCGACTCGACCCCGACTCGCCGCTGGTCGGACAGAGCCTCGCGGGGTGTGACCTCGAGACCGAGACGGGCGTGCGCGTCATCGCCATCCGCCGCGAGGGGGAGTGGCTCATCGACCCCGACTCCGACGCCGTCCTCCGGGGGAAGGACGTCCTCCTCCTCCGGGGGACCGAAGAGGGCATCGCGGAGGTGTACGAGGAGAGCGTCGGCGACGAGTACGTCCACATGGAGGCGCCCGAACCGGCCATCGACGACCTGGAACGCGCCGTCGACTCTATCGTCCTGATGAAGAACATGAGCGAACTCGCCGTCGACCTCGCCTACGGCGCGGTGCTGTACGACAGCGAGGCCGTCGCCGAGGAGGTACTGGAACTCGAAGCCGAGGTGGACGCCCTCCAGTCGCGCTTCGAGGCGTGGACCCTGCAGGCCGCCTCCCGCATCGACGACCCCGTCTCCCTCCGCGGACTGGTCCACCTCGCCCGCGCGACGGAGGTCATCTCCGACGCCGCCCTCGAAATCAGCGAGGGCGTCCTCCGGGGACTGGGCACGCACCCGGTCGTCGCGGAGGCCGTCCGCGAGTCCGACCAGATGATCGTCCGCCTCACCGTCGGGCCGGAGAGCGCCCTCGACGGGGCCACCCTGCGCGACGAGATGGTCAGCACCCAGACGGGCATGCGCGTCATCGCCGTCCGGCGGGGGAGCGTCGCGGGCACCACCGCCCAGTCCCGGTTCGGACGTTCGCGCGGGGAGTGGGTCGTCTCGCCGCGTGGGGAGACGGAACTCCACGCCGAGGACGTCATCATCGCCAAGGGGACCCCCGAGGGGGCGGACCGACTGGCGGCGCTGGCGGGCCAGGAGTTGGAGTAG
- a CDS encoding DUF7536 family protein: MSQRDDDPAPGTSGESVPERPGGLGGLLVDLGVERNARRGVVVGVVLAAFVYAVRFLELLGPAPQDAAGPVLFLALAFVLAVGTALLTTVALTLVSAYRRAKEL; the protein is encoded by the coding sequence GTGTCCCAGCGAGACGACGACCCCGCACCGGGGACGTCCGGCGAGTCGGTCCCCGAACGCCCCGGCGGACTCGGCGGGTTGCTCGTCGACCTCGGCGTCGAACGCAACGCGAGACGGGGGGTGGTGGTGGGCGTCGTCCTCGCGGCGTTCGTCTACGCCGTCCGCTTCCTCGAACTGCTCGGTCCCGCCCCGCAGGACGCCGCCGGCCCGGTGCTCTTTCTCGCACTGGCGTTCGTCCTCGCGGTGGGAACGGCCCTGCTGACGACGGTAGCGCTGACGCTCGTCAGTGCGTACCGTCGTGCGAAGGAACTCTGA
- a CDS encoding succinylglutamate desuccinylase/aspartoacylase family protein, which yields MTTLGTATAAPGEFATGRLTVGEARDGSEVALPVAVVNGAREGKTLYIQAVSDGDELNGVGVVQRLVPQLDPDELAGEVLVVGIVNVHAFHVAEHRNPIDDTKMNRAYPGDANGTSSERIAHATFEAASRADLVLDLHQGSTSRMINETRVRCGPRHRLHKECLELAKVFDAGYVLDQKGPEGQLARAAPDSGVPTIDPELGGCVGWDRESIDIGVRGVKNVLVHYGFLDGEVSAGTQTRASGFEQYGAPAGGLVTFRQDLGDEVQRGDPLFDVTTVFGEVKSTVTADSPGVFWRTRRLPQVATGEYVCSVGTDVDEV from the coding sequence ATGACCACGCTCGGAACCGCGACTGCCGCGCCCGGGGAGTTCGCCACCGGGCGCCTGACCGTCGGGGAGGCCCGCGACGGCAGCGAGGTGGCACTCCCGGTCGCGGTCGTGAACGGGGCCCGCGAGGGCAAGACCCTCTACATCCAAGCGGTCAGCGACGGCGACGAACTGAACGGCGTCGGCGTCGTCCAGCGACTCGTCCCGCAGTTGGACCCCGACGAACTCGCCGGGGAGGTCCTCGTCGTCGGCATCGTCAACGTCCACGCCTTCCACGTCGCCGAACACCGCAACCCCATCGACGACACGAAGATGAACCGGGCGTACCCCGGCGACGCCAACGGCACCTCCTCCGAGCGTATCGCCCACGCCACCTTCGAAGCCGCCTCCCGTGCGGACCTCGTCCTCGACCTGCACCAGGGGTCGACCAGCCGGATGATAAACGAGACGCGCGTTCGCTGTGGTCCCCGCCACCGCCTGCACAAGGAGTGTCTCGAACTGGCGAAGGTGTTCGACGCCGGCTACGTCCTCGACCAGAAGGGACCGGAGGGGCAACTGGCCCGGGCGGCCCCCGACAGCGGCGTCCCCACCATCGACCCCGAACTCGGCGGCTGCGTCGGCTGGGACCGCGAGAGCATCGACATCGGCGTCCGCGGCGTGAAGAACGTCCTCGTCCACTACGGCTTCCTCGACGGCGAGGTGAGCGCCGGCACACAGACCCGCGCCAGCGGCTTCGAGCAGTACGGCGCGCCCGCCGGCGGCCTCGTCACCTTCCGACAGGACCTCGGCGACGAGGTCCAGCGCGGCGACCCCCTGTTCGACGTGACCACCGTCTTCGGCGAGGTGAAGTCGACGGTGACCGCCGACTCCCCCGGCGTCTTCTGGCGCACCCGCCGCCTGCCGCAGGTCGCCACCGGCGAGTACGTCTGCTCGGTCGGGACGGACGTCGACGAGGTCTGA
- a CDS encoding pyridoxal-phosphate dependent enzyme: protein MPIALVCPDCGTEYVDRWRCSCGHPLEFADQPHPDPFGPDAREGLWAFAPFLPVERRVSLGEGYTPLVEAPEWDAAFKLEYVFPSGSFKDRGATATLSRGAELGVDRVVEDSSGNAGAAIATYAARAGVDCSIYVPAAVKASKVRAIERAGGEVVRVEGSREAVTDACVAAVEDGEGWYASHAWNPAFFAGTATFAYELAHQRDWSVPDAVVLPVGHGTLFLGAYRGFRHLFDSGWTDGMPRLLGAQAAGYDPIASELHTKRRGSSGRNDLADGIQIREPVRKAGILEAIEVTGGDCLSISAEATDRALDGLHERGFYTEPTCAVAPAALREYRERGVLTEDDDVVVPLTGSGLKT from the coding sequence ATGCCCATCGCCCTCGTCTGCCCCGACTGCGGGACCGAGTACGTCGACCGCTGGCGCTGTTCCTGCGGCCACCCGCTGGAGTTCGCCGACCAGCCACACCCGGACCCGTTCGGCCCCGACGCCCGCGAGGGCCTGTGGGCGTTCGCCCCCTTCCTTCCCGTGGAGCGGCGCGTCTCGCTGGGCGAGGGGTACACCCCGCTCGTAGAAGCCCCCGAGTGGGACGCGGCGTTCAAACTGGAGTACGTCTTCCCGTCGGGGAGTTTCAAGGACCGCGGGGCGACGGCGACCCTCTCGCGGGGCGCCGAACTGGGCGTCGACCGGGTCGTCGAGGACTCCTCGGGGAACGCGGGAGCGGCCATCGCCACCTACGCCGCCCGCGCGGGTGTCGACTGCTCCATCTACGTCCCCGCCGCGGTGAAGGCGAGCAAGGTGCGGGCCATCGAACGCGCCGGCGGCGAGGTGGTCCGCGTCGAGGGGAGTCGGGAGGCCGTCACCGACGCCTGCGTCGCGGCCGTCGAGGACGGCGAGGGGTGGTACGCGAGTCACGCGTGGAACCCCGCCTTCTTCGCCGGGACGGCCACGTTCGCCTACGAACTCGCCCACCAGCGCGACTGGTCGGTGCCCGACGCCGTCGTCCTCCCCGTCGGCCACGGGACGCTCTTCCTCGGGGCCTACCGCGGCTTCCGGCACCTCTTCGACTCCGGGTGGACCGACGGGATGCCGCGCCTCCTCGGGGCGCAGGCGGCGGGGTACGACCCGATAGCTAGCGAGTTGCACACGAAACGAAGGGGTTCGAGTGGTCGAAACGACCTCGCGGACGGCATCCAGATACGCGAACCCGTCCGGAAGGCGGGGATTCTGGAGGCAATCGAGGTCACGGGGGGCGACTGCCTCTCGATTTCCGCCGAGGCGACCGACCGCGCCCTCGACGGACTCCACGAACGGGGGTTCTACACGGAACCGACCTGCGCCGTCGCGCCCGCTGCCCTGCGCGAGTACCGCGAGCGAGGCGTCCTGACCGAGGACGACGACGTGGTGGTCCCGCTCACGGGAAGCGGGCTGAAGACCTGA
- a CDS encoding DUF192 domain-containing protein, whose amino-acid sequence MSRATTTVVVALLALAALAGCASPSGPGDDGTTATAADGTTAAGTTDGNASTAETTRNDATGTTEAGDSGAEPTASDTTGPGDGPTATFRSDGSELATISLEVARTDAEHRRGLMGRESLAADHGMVFVFESAGDRVFWMKDTLIPLDMIFVSENGTVINVEHAHVQPNASNSELERYRSDAPAQYVVEVNRGFANETGIGPGTQVEFENLNASASNGSNGSGESNVSGSVGASVPDAATTRAHVGI is encoded by the coding sequence ATGAGCCGCGCAACCACGACGGTCGTCGTCGCGCTCCTCGCCCTCGCCGCCCTCGCGGGCTGTGCTTCCCCCTCCGGACCGGGCGACGACGGGACGACCGCGACGGCTGCCGACGGGACCACGGCGGCCGGGACGACGGACGGTAACGCATCGACGGCCGAGACGACTCGCAACGACGCGACGGGGACGACCGAGGCGGGCGACTCGGGGGCGGAACCGACGGCCTCCGACACGACCGGACCGGGCGACGGCCCGACGGCGACGTTCCGCTCGGACGGCAGCGAACTGGCGACCATCAGCCTCGAAGTCGCTCGAACCGACGCCGAACACCGGCGGGGCCTGATGGGCCGCGAGTCGCTCGCCGCCGACCACGGGATGGTGTTCGTCTTCGAGTCCGCCGGGGACCGCGTCTTCTGGATGAAGGACACGCTCATCCCGCTGGACATGATATTCGTCTCGGAGAACGGCACCGTCATCAACGTCGAACACGCCCACGTCCAGCCCAACGCGTCGAACTCGGAACTGGAGCGCTACCGGAGTGATGCCCCCGCGCAGTACGTCGTCGAGGTGAACCGCGGGTTCGCCAACGAGACGGGTATCGGCCCCGGCACGCAGGTGGAGTTCGAGAACCTGAACGCCTCGGCGTCGAACGGGTCGAACGGGTCGGGCGAGTCGAACGTCTCCGGCAGCGTCGGGGCGAGCGTCCCGGACGCAGCGACGACGCGCGCCCACGTCGGTATCTGA